A genomic stretch from Falco naumanni isolate bFalNau1 chromosome 4, bFalNau1.pat, whole genome shotgun sequence includes:
- the C2CD4C gene encoding C2 calcium-dependent domain-containing protein 4C, with translation MWLLERLRGVAENGGSRGSEDSPRGSRYSNVLTPDKIPDFFIPPKLSAAPAEAEGSETPPAPTLGPSASEQDLARRKSPRSPRPSSRSRSRAAGRHIIQIESAEDWTAEGAFGTNVDPQAQTAMSLPYVPKAQTSYGFATLVESPHTRRKESLFHSEHSSLCPSPATSPSTQRRAKLNGESSPRAPTDLGAALMHPSRYFSGGESDTCSSAESSPFGSPLLSRSVSLLKIFSQESQSKVIKLKHSVARNSSLSTDDSSADTSPSAQRRARSAPAGGQPPTALLPLDLPPGRDREHSLRLSRGGSLRLAAEYDPSNARLRVRLVSAEDLYDALFDVRSINCCVSLCLNPGKLQKQRSTIVKNSRNPIFNEDFFFDGLGPGHARKMSLKLKVVNKGSSLKRDVLLGEKELPLTTLLSCL, from the coding sequence ATGTGGCTCCTGGAGCGGCTGCGCGGCGTGGCGGAGAACGGCGGGTCCCGGGGCTCGGAGGACTCCCCGCGGGGGTCCCGCTACAGTAACGTCCTCACCCCCGACAAGATCCCCGACTTCTTCATCCCGCCCAAGCTGAGCGCGGCACCTGCTGAGGCCGAGGGCTCTGAGACCCCCCCAGCGCCCACCCTGGGCCCCTCTGCCTCGGAGCAGGACCTGGCCAGGCGCAAGTccccgcgcagcccccggccaTCCAGCCGGTCACGGTCCCGGGCCGCCGGCCGGCACATCATCCAGATCGAGAGTGCCGAGGACTGGACGGCCGAGGGGGCCTTCGGCACCAACGTGGACCCGCAGGCGCAGACGGCCATGTCACTGCCCTACGTGCCCAAGGCACAGACCTCCTACGGCTTCGCCACGCTGGTGGAGAGCCCCCACACACGGCGCAAAGAGTCGCTCTTCCACAGTGagcacagcagcctctgcccctCGCCGGCCACCTCGCCCAGCACCCAGCGTAGAGCCAAGCTCAACGGCGAGAGCAGCCCCCGGGCACCCACTGACCTGGGCGCAGCCCTCATGCACCCCAGCCGCTACTTCAGTGGTGGCGAGAGCGACACGTGCTCCTCGGCCGAGTCCTCGCCCTTCGGCTCCCCGCTGCTCTCCCGCTCGGTCTCCCTGCTGAAGATCTTCAGCCAGGAGAGCCAGTCCAAGGTCATCAAGCTGAAGCACTCGGTGGCCCGTAACAGCTCCCTGTCCACCGATGACAGCTCAGCTGACACCAGCCCCAGCGCCCAGCGCCGCGCCAGGAGTGCCCCGGCTGGGGGGCAGCCGcccactgccctgctgcccctggaCCTGCCGCCCGGCCGTGACCGGGAGCACAGCCTGCGGCTCAGCCGGGGTGGGAGCCTGCGCCTGGCTGCTGAGTACGACCCCTCCAACGCCCGGCTGCGTGTGCGGCTTGTCTCTGCTGAGGACCTCTACGATGCCCTCTTCGACGTGCGCAGCATCAACTGCTGTGTCTCGCTGTGCCTCAACCCCgggaagctgcagaagcagcgCAGCACCATTGTCAAGAACAGCCGCAACCCCATCTTCAACGAGGACTTCTTCTTTGACGGGCTGGGCCCCGGCCATGCCAGGAAGATGTCCCTGAAGCTCAAGGTGGTCAACAAGGGCAGCAGCCTTAAGCGGGACGTGCTGCTGGGGGAGAAGGAGCTGCCACTCACCACCCTCCTGTCCTGCCTGTAG